A window of the Pungitius pungitius chromosome 3, fPunPun2.1, whole genome shotgun sequence genome harbors these coding sequences:
- the LOC134126959 gene encoding OX-2 membrane glycoprotein-like translates to MWHRAVIHLLCAFGFFHKGQTSLVQCQHDVLDALGDNTYLSCWLMQSKDVVQVTWQKMIPGGTKDVASYNKHFGQKVTPGFRGRVEFKSDGLQNSSIVIRNVTDQDEGCYRCLFNMYPDGAFTGITCLQLYELHEPFLHVRESLSAEELVVSCSATGRPAPTVTLTVLHHNSTSVTNTNGTVTVTTTAVLSRLHDNSHRVGCAARVLSGRQIDVYEMIPEVTLSPPGGLDVESGSDNSDFIVPLITGLVVIVICVAAAAVIAFWLKQKHQNREPQRDPEDNKRDTNEPVTPLMYLENMKTVTKQNVLCDLKETVS, encoded by the exons ATGTGGCACCGTGCAGTCATACATCTACTTTGTGCCTTTGGATTCTTTCACAAAG GTCAAACCTCTCTGGTCCAATGTCAGCACGATGTGTTAGATGCTCTAGGAGATAACACCTACTTGAGCTGTTGGTTGATGCAGTCTAAAGATGTTGTGCAAGTCACGTGGCAGAAAATGATTCCTGGTGGGACGAAGGATGTCGCTTCTTACAACAAACACTTTGGTCAGAAAGTGACTCCTGGGTTTCGGGGAAGAGTGGAGTTTAAATCTGATGGACTGCAGAACAGCTCCATAGTGATTAGAAACGTGACTGACCAGGATGAAGGATGCTATCGTTGTTTGTTTAACATGTACCCCGATGGTGCATTCACTGGAATAACATGCCTCCAGCTCTATG AGCTGCATGAACCCTTTCTACACGTCAGAGAGTCACTCTCTGCTGAAGAGCTAGTCGTGTCCTGCTCAGCCACAGGTCGACCTGCTCCCACGGTAACGCTGACTGTCCTCCACCACAACTCCACCAGCGTCACCAACACCAATGGAACAGTCACCGTCACCACTACAGCTGTGCTGTctcgtctccatgacaacagccACCGGGTTGGATGTGCAGCGCGAGTGCTCTCCGGTCGTCAGATAGATGTGTATGAGATGATTCCTGAGGTCACACTGTCGCCTCCTGGTG GTTTAGATGTTGAATCTGGATCTGATAACAGTGATTTCA ttGTTCCTTTGATCACTGGTTTGGTCGTCATAGTGatctgtgttgctgctgctgctgtcattgCTTTTTGGCTTAAACAGAAACACCAGAACCG TGAGCCACAAAGGGACCCCGAGGACAACAAGAGAGACACTAATGA GCCTGTAACACCTTTGATGTATCTGGAAAACATGAAAACCGTGACGAAGCAGAACGTTCTGTGCGATTTAAAAGAAACCGTTTCCTGA
- the LOC134127003 gene encoding uncharacterized protein LOC134127003 isoform X1: MDQRTLLCCVVLLLLLLCLCLDAEVYEYKTIGRGPDVTPICTNTTEQVITLLVCKIRTYRTGGECRLLYRYGGDFEHECDSRFTLKMEKQTVFLHLTGLTPVDSGNHTCWCSLISQTVTLHLNITVEDVSEEGERESGVTSHTWVLNVFIAATTVISITAVIFGLIYRVTRHRRQTQPLRSPQNMEPEAIEPYSTFMWRDSVLYSTVGPHNCPNNRNQSNTSTTEDTRPEALL; encoded by the exons ATGGACCAGCGGACGCTGTTGTGTTgcgttgttcttcttcttctgctgctgtgcttGTGTTTGGACGCTGAAG tGTATGAATATAAAACCATCGGGAGAGGACCTGACGTCACTCCCATCTGCACCAATACAACAGAGCAGGTCATAACGCTCTTAGTGTGTAAGATCAGAACTTACAGGACTGGAGGAGAGTGTCGTCTGCTGTATCGATACGGAGGAGACTTTGAGCATGAATGCGACTCCAGGTTCACacttaagatggagaaacagacCGTGTTTCTCCACCTGACTGGTCTCACACCAGTGGACAGTGGGAACCACACCTGTTGGTGTTCTCTTATTAGTCAGACGGTTACCCTCCATCTGAACATCACTGTGGAAG ATGtttcagaggaaggagagagagagagcggcgtgACGTCACACACGTGGGTTCTAAACGTGTTTATCGCTGCAACAACAGTCATTTCTATAACTGCAGTTATCTTTGGGTTGATCTACAGGGTAACAAGACATAG AAGACAAACACAACCGCTGCGCAGTCCTCAAAACATG GAGCCGGAAGCCATCGAGCCGTACAGCACCTTCATGTGGAGGGACAGCGTGCTTTATTCAACTGTCGGCCCACACAACTGTCCCAACAACAGGAACCAATCAAACACGTCCACCACAGAGGACACACGTCCAGAGGCTCTTCTGTAG
- the LOC134127003 gene encoding uncharacterized protein LOC134127003 isoform X2, with the protein MDQRTLLCCVVLLLLLLCLCLDAEVYEYKTIGRGPDVTPICTNTTEQVITLLVCKIRTYRTGGECRLLYRYGGDFEHECDSRFTLKMEKQTVFLHLTGLTPVDSGNHTCWCSLISQTVTLHLNITVEEEGERESGVTSHTWVLNVFIAATTVISITAVIFGLIYRVTRHRRQTQPLRSPQNMEPEAIEPYSTFMWRDSVLYSTVGPHNCPNNRNQSNTSTTEDTRPEALL; encoded by the exons ATGGACCAGCGGACGCTGTTGTGTTgcgttgttcttcttcttctgctgctgtgcttGTGTTTGGACGCTGAAG tGTATGAATATAAAACCATCGGGAGAGGACCTGACGTCACTCCCATCTGCACCAATACAACAGAGCAGGTCATAACGCTCTTAGTGTGTAAGATCAGAACTTACAGGACTGGAGGAGAGTGTCGTCTGCTGTATCGATACGGAGGAGACTTTGAGCATGAATGCGACTCCAGGTTCACacttaagatggagaaacagacCGTGTTTCTCCACCTGACTGGTCTCACACCAGTGGACAGTGGGAACCACACCTGTTGGTGTTCTCTTATTAGTCAGACGGTTACCCTCCATCTGAACATCACTGTGGAAG aggaaggagagagagagagcggcgtgACGTCACACACGTGGGTTCTAAACGTGTTTATCGCTGCAACAACAGTCATTTCTATAACTGCAGTTATCTTTGGGTTGATCTACAGGGTAACAAGACATAG AAGACAAACACAACCGCTGCGCAGTCCTCAAAACATG GAGCCGGAAGCCATCGAGCCGTACAGCACCTTCATGTGGAGGGACAGCGTGCTTTATTCAACTGTCGGCCCACACAACTGTCCCAACAACAGGAACCAATCAAACACGTCCACCACAGAGGACACACGTCCAGAGGCTCTTCTGTAG